The Palaeococcus ferrophilus DSM 13482 genome includes a window with the following:
- a CDS encoding MarR family winged helix-turn-helix transcriptional regulator, whose translation MKECDLIHHVYWKMRLKFERKLEELNLNFLHVQTLFILRNGPVEQSELTLKLGVVKGTTSKILQHLEARGLIRRERVKKRYLVHMTEEGKAVLQEIRKVGQELDSLMFEGFTPQERETLRELLWKMLRNMGWEEE comes from the coding sequence GTGAAGGAGTGCGATCTCATCCACCACGTTTACTGGAAGATGCGCCTCAAATTTGAGAGAAAACTTGAGGAGCTGAACCTCAACTTCCTCCACGTCCAGACGCTCTTTATTCTGCGGAATGGCCCTGTGGAGCAGAGTGAGCTCACCCTAAAACTTGGCGTCGTTAAAGGGACGACGTCGAAGATACTCCAGCACCTCGAGGCGAGGGGACTCATAAGGCGGGAACGGGTGAAAAAGCGTTACCTTGTTCACATGACGGAGGAGGGAAAGGCCGTCCTCCAGGAGATAAGGAAAGTCGGGCAGGAGCTGGACTCCCTCATGTTCGAGGGCTTTACCCCCCAGGAGAGGGAGACACTCAGGGAACTCCTGTGGAAGATGCTCAGGAACATGGGCTGGGAGGAAGAATAA
- a CDS encoding UPF0175 family protein — protein MEIVIPDDVITAMKLPRGEVERELRVDLAVILYQWGILPLGKAAKLAGMTKREFLEELAKRKVPRHYTEKELEEDLAFARGE, from the coding sequence ATGGAGATAGTAATTCCCGATGACGTTATCACAGCCATGAAGCTTCCAAGAGGGGAAGTTGAGAGGGAGTTGAGGGTTGACTTAGCTGTTATTCTCTACCAGTGGGGCATTCTCCCGCTCGGGAAGGCGGCCAAGCTTGCAGGAATGACTAAGAGGGAGTTCCTTGAGGAACTCGCCAAAAGGAAAGTTCCGAGGCACTACACGGAGAAGGAACTTGAGGAGGATCTGGCCTTTGCCCGTGGTGAGTGA
- a CDS encoding OsmC family protein, whose protein sequence is MSGEVKGKVEWFKDEQFIGRIEGDKCSVILGEGGISPMKLLLLSVAGCTAYDIVMILRKMREPIEGLEVEISGERREEHPRIYRKVHLHYRIKGNVSEEKAKRAIELSQDKYCSASAHVKLSGAEVTYSFEIVE, encoded by the coding sequence ATGAGCGGCGAGGTCAAGGGAAAGGTTGAGTGGTTTAAGGACGAGCAGTTCATAGGGCGGATTGAGGGGGATAAGTGCTCCGTGATACTCGGTGAGGGCGGTATAAGTCCCATGAAGCTCCTTCTCCTCAGCGTGGCAGGGTGCACCGCCTACGACATCGTAATGATACTCCGGAAGATGCGCGAGCCGATAGAGGGGCTCGAAGTCGAGATAAGCGGGGAGAGAAGGGAGGAGCATCCGCGGATTTACAGGAAGGTTCACCTGCACTACCGGATAAAGGGGAACGTGAGCGAGGAGAAGGCCAAGCGGGCGATAGAGCTGAGCCAGGACAAGTACTGCTCCGCCAGCGCACATGTGAAGCTCAGCGGAGCGGAAGTTACCTACTCCTTCGAGATAGTCGAGTAA
- a CDS encoding CDC48 family AAA ATPase yields MIFGREDTKEEIKLRVAEALKRDVGRGIVRFDRKYQRQLGVEPGDIVELVGERSTAAIVANPHPDDRGLDIARMDGYIRRNAGVSIGDFITVRRAEVQEARKVTLAPAQKGVLIQIPGEILKNNLLGRPVVKGDLLIASGRIEDEFMGGPFDEIFRSFFQAMPLGFGELKFVVVSTAPKGIVQITHNTEVEVLPQAVEMKEEAVPEVTYEDIGGLKDAIQKIREMVELPLKHPELFERLGIEPPKGVLLYGPPGTGKTLLAKAVANEANAHFIAINGPEIMSKFYGESEERLREIFKEAQENAPSIIFIDEIDAIAPKREEVVGEVEKRVVSQLLTLMDGLKGRGKVIVIAATNRPDALDPALRRPGRFDREIEVGVPDKQGRKEILQIHTRGMPLEPDYDKTEVLKILEKLRKDERFSPESVEKVIERVKNAKSEEEVKEALKLDAELYGEVKAKLIDALLEELAEKTHGFVGADLAALAREAAMVVLRRLITERKINPEEEKVPPEVLQELKVTRGDFYEALKMVEPSALREVMIEVPNVRWEDIGGLEGVKQALREAVEWPLKYPKAFQRLGISPPKGILLYGPPGTGKTLLAKAVANESEANFIGIRGPEVLSKWVGESEKRIRDIFRKARQAAPTVVFIDEIDSIAPSRGAVEGERVTDRLINQLLTEMDGIEENSGVVVIAATNRPDILDPALLRPGRFDRLILVPAPDEKARLEILKVHTRNVPLAGDVRLEELAKRTKGYSGADIASLVREAALTALRRMVAERGINEEETFEDLVVTRRDFEEALKRVRPSISEYMLEYYRRFEEARKSEPKKRKELDYFTG; encoded by the coding sequence ATGATATTCGGTAGGGAGGATACTAAAGAAGAGATAAAACTCCGTGTCGCGGAGGCCCTCAAGAGGGACGTTGGTAGGGGCATAGTTCGCTTTGACAGGAAGTATCAGAGGCAGCTTGGCGTTGAGCCGGGCGATATAGTGGAACTCGTGGGTGAGCGCTCCACCGCTGCGATAGTGGCCAACCCCCACCCGGACGACAGGGGCCTGGACATTGCGAGGATGGACGGCTACATAAGGAGGAACGCGGGGGTAAGCATTGGCGACTTCATAACCGTTCGCAGGGCCGAGGTGCAGGAAGCGAGGAAGGTAACGCTCGCCCCGGCGCAGAAGGGCGTCCTGATTCAGATTCCAGGGGAGATACTCAAGAACAACCTGCTCGGGAGGCCCGTGGTCAAGGGCGACCTCCTCATAGCGAGCGGAAGGATAGAGGACGAGTTCATGGGCGGGCCCTTCGACGAGATATTCAGGAGCTTCTTCCAGGCCATGCCCCTCGGCTTCGGGGAGCTCAAGTTCGTGGTGGTGAGCACCGCGCCAAAGGGCATCGTCCAGATAACCCACAACACGGAGGTCGAGGTTCTTCCGCAGGCGGTGGAGATGAAGGAGGAGGCCGTTCCTGAGGTCACCTACGAGGACATAGGGGGCCTCAAGGATGCGATCCAGAAGATAAGGGAGATGGTGGAGCTCCCGCTCAAGCACCCGGAGCTCTTCGAGCGTTTGGGAATCGAGCCGCCCAAGGGTGTCCTCCTCTACGGGCCGCCCGGAACAGGTAAGACCCTATTGGCCAAGGCTGTGGCCAACGAGGCGAACGCCCACTTCATAGCCATCAACGGGCCGGAGATAATGAGCAAATTCTACGGCGAGAGTGAGGAGCGTTTGAGGGAGATATTCAAAGAGGCACAGGAGAACGCGCCGAGCATAATCTTCATTGACGAGATTGACGCAATCGCCCCCAAGAGAGAGGAAGTGGTCGGAGAGGTCGAGAAGAGGGTTGTCAGCCAGTTACTCACCCTCATGGACGGCCTCAAGGGACGCGGAAAGGTCATCGTCATAGCAGCCACCAACAGGCCGGATGCACTCGATCCCGCCCTAAGGAGACCCGGAAGGTTTGACAGGGAGATCGAGGTTGGCGTTCCCGACAAGCAGGGGAGGAAGGAGATACTCCAGATACACACGAGGGGAATGCCCCTCGAACCAGATTACGACAAAACGGAAGTCCTGAAGATCCTTGAGAAGCTCAGGAAGGACGAGCGCTTTAGCCCGGAGAGCGTTGAGAAGGTCATAGAGCGCGTTAAGAACGCCAAGAGCGAGGAGGAAGTGAAGGAAGCCCTCAAGCTCGACGCCGAACTCTACGGGGAGGTCAAGGCGAAGCTGATTGATGCCCTCCTTGAGGAGCTGGCCGAGAAGACCCACGGTTTCGTGGGGGCTGACTTGGCGGCCCTCGCAAGGGAAGCAGCTATGGTCGTCCTCAGACGGCTCATAACGGAGCGCAAGATAAACCCCGAGGAGGAGAAGGTTCCACCGGAGGTTCTCCAGGAGCTTAAGGTGACGAGGGGAGACTTCTACGAGGCCCTCAAGATGGTTGAACCAAGCGCCCTGAGGGAAGTCATGATAGAGGTTCCCAACGTCCGCTGGGAGGACATTGGAGGATTGGAGGGCGTCAAGCAGGCGCTAAGGGAAGCGGTCGAGTGGCCCCTCAAGTACCCCAAGGCGTTCCAGCGCCTCGGAATCAGCCCGCCGAAGGGGATACTCCTCTACGGGCCGCCTGGAACGGGAAAAACACTCCTCGCTAAAGCGGTTGCCAACGAGAGTGAGGCGAACTTCATAGGCATACGCGGGCCGGAGGTGCTTAGCAAGTGGGTCGGGGAGAGCGAGAAGCGCATAAGGGACATATTCAGAAAAGCCAGGCAGGCGGCTCCAACGGTTGTCTTCATAGACGAGATAGACTCAATAGCGCCCTCGAGGGGGGCCGTTGAGGGGGAGCGTGTCACGGACAGGCTGATCAACCAGCTCCTCACGGAGATGGACGGCATAGAGGAGAACAGTGGTGTTGTCGTCATAGCGGCCACGAACAGGCCGGACATACTTGATCCCGCTTTGCTGAGGCCTGGAAGGTTCGACCGTTTGATCCTCGTTCCGGCTCCGGATGAGAAGGCCAGGCTCGAGATACTCAAAGTCCACACGAGAAACGTGCCGCTCGCGGGCGATGTGAGGCTCGAGGAGCTCGCGAAGAGGACCAAGGGTTACTCCGGTGCCGACATAGCTTCCCTCGTCAGGGAAGCGGCGCTAACGGCCCTGCGCAGGATGGTGGCAGAAAGGGGCATAAACGAGGAGGAGACCTTCGAAGACCTCGTGGTGACGAGGAGGGACTTCGAGGAGGCTCTGAAGAGGGTGAGGCCGAGCATAAGCGAGTACATGCTCGAGTACTACCGCCGCTTCGAGGAGGCCAGGAAGAGCGAGCCGAAGAAGAGAAAGGAGCTCGACTACTTCACCGGCTGA
- a CDS encoding gamma-glutamyl-gamma-aminobutyrate hydrolase family protein — translation MKPVIGITTSYHWKQRTFSLKEAYFTSVKRAGGVPVLLPPLMDPEDAVELVDGLLFSGGGDIHPKYYGEPISPRIRSIEPYRDEFELELFKLAYEREIPVLGICRGAQLINVALGGTLYQDLASEVVNAIKHDWFANGGDMLPRDYPIHPVKIKLDTRLFGILKERLEVESTSDAVLAVNSYHHQAIKRLGEGLKAVAYAPDGIIEAVEGSESFLIGLQWHAEWMENMLPVFRALVEEASRYRGELEGDEVGAVAGGE, via the coding sequence ATGAAACCCGTCATCGGAATTACCACGTCATATCACTGGAAGCAGAGGACATTCTCACTCAAGGAGGCCTATTTTACGAGCGTTAAGAGGGCGGGCGGTGTTCCAGTTCTCTTACCACCGCTTATGGACCCGGAGGACGCGGTGGAGCTGGTAGATGGCCTACTTTTCTCCGGGGGAGGGGATATCCACCCAAAATACTATGGCGAACCCATAAGCCCGCGCATCAGGAGCATCGAGCCTTACAGGGACGAGTTTGAGCTTGAGCTCTTCAAGCTCGCCTACGAGCGCGAGATTCCAGTACTCGGCATATGCCGTGGGGCCCAGCTCATAAACGTGGCCCTCGGGGGAACCCTATATCAGGATCTCGCGAGCGAGGTTGTGAACGCGATAAAACACGATTGGTTTGCGAATGGGGGGGACATGCTCCCGAGGGATTATCCGATTCACCCCGTTAAGATTAAGCTGGACACGCGTCTCTTTGGGATACTCAAGGAGCGCCTCGAAGTGGAGAGCACCTCCGATGCAGTTCTTGCAGTTAACAGCTACCACCACCAAGCCATAAAGCGCCTCGGCGAGGGACTTAAAGCGGTGGCTTACGCTCCGGATGGAATAATAGAGGCCGTTGAGGGGAGCGAGAGCTTTCTAATCGGCCTCCAGTGGCACGCGGAGTGGATGGAGAACATGCTGCCCGTCTTCAGGGCCCTCGTGGAGGAGGCCTCCAGGTACCGCGGGGAATTAGAGGGGGACGAGGTGGGAGCCGTCGCAGGTGGGGAATGA
- a CDS encoding SPL family radical SAM protein, translating to MYIRPFDPWKSKLCTCPFKYTLNIYTGCDHACVYCYITSYIPKAFRVREKEGLLPKLERELRKFDRRYIIALSYSSDPYPTVERHLGITRKVLELFKRHGVRCLLLTKSDIFERDLDILSELRCAIGITVTTVDARKAKLLEPNASSPRDRIRALRKAREAGIPVYARIDPIIPFYTWEDFDETLDALSFVSHITVSTLKLRPDIEKRMRAKFPELMERLGPLYERGERIAGYRYLPRDLRMAILEEARRKITERGITFGSCREGYTSFPTCDGSHLVPL from the coding sequence ATGTATATAAGACCCTTTGACCCGTGGAAATCAAAACTCTGCACCTGCCCATTCAAGTACACGCTTAACATCTACACTGGATGCGATCACGCGTGTGTTTACTGCTACATAACCTCCTACATCCCGAAGGCCTTCCGCGTGAGGGAGAAAGAGGGTCTCCTCCCAAAGCTCGAGAGGGAGCTCAGGAAGTTCGACAGGAGGTACATCATAGCGCTCTCCTACTCCTCTGACCCCTACCCAACCGTGGAGCGCCATCTCGGCATAACCCGGAAGGTTCTTGAGCTCTTTAAGCGCCACGGCGTTAGATGCCTGCTCCTCACCAAATCAGACATCTTCGAGCGCGACCTTGACATCCTGAGCGAGCTCCGCTGCGCCATTGGAATAACGGTGACGACAGTGGATGCGAGAAAGGCAAAGCTCCTGGAACCCAACGCCTCTTCCCCCAGAGACAGAATCCGCGCCCTCAGGAAAGCCAGAGAAGCAGGAATTCCTGTTTACGCCCGCATTGACCCGATAATCCCCTTTTACACGTGGGAGGACTTCGATGAAACCCTCGATGCCCTCTCATTCGTGAGCCACATAACGGTCTCCACGCTCAAGCTCAGGCCGGACATAGAGAAGCGCATGAGGGCGAAGTTCCCGGAGCTGATGGAGCGCCTCGGCCCCCTCTACGAGCGGGGAGAGAGAATAGCGGGCTACCGCTACCTGCCCCGCGATTTGAGGATGGCAATACTCGAGGAGGCGAGGAGGAAGATAACGGAGAGGGGAATAACCTTTGGTTCCTGCAGGGAGGGTTATACCTCATTCCCCACCTGCGACGGCTCCCACCTCGTCCCCCTCTAA
- a CDS encoding PRC-barrel domain-containing protein, whose amino-acid sequence MVKIKASKLRDVEIITDTGIRLGWVYDMSFDEETGNILVIVAEPDEDLDVSEFVTDHEGLLLIPTSAIKSIGEVIIVDSNKLAVKSKLRRPRSF is encoded by the coding sequence ATGGTAAAGATAAAAGCCTCAAAGCTCAGGGACGTTGAAATAATCACCGATACGGGCATAAGGCTCGGATGGGTCTACGATATGAGCTTCGATGAAGAAACTGGCAATATTCTTGTTATAGTAGCCGAACCCGACGAAGACCTCGATGTCAGCGAGTTCGTGACCGACCATGAGGGGCTTCTTCTGATACCAACGAGCGCCATAAAGAGCATCGGCGAGGTTATCATCGTTGATTCGAACAAGCTCGCCGTGAAGTCAAAGCTCAGGCGGCCGAGAAGCTTCTGA
- a CDS encoding alanyl-tRNA editing protein, which translates to MIPVEVRTHTALHVVKGAVVKVLGENAKWTASVYVSGNHGRLTVKFNRKPAPEEVVEIERLANRKVEENSPIEIYELPREEAERRFGEEMYDLFPIPPEIKTLKVVVIEGWNVNACKEEHTRTTEEIGAIKIRKVRFRRAKGLLEIGFEVVDQPFLPAAKP; encoded by the coding sequence ATGATTCCCGTTGAGGTCAGAACCCACACGGCCCTCCACGTCGTTAAGGGTGCGGTTGTTAAGGTTCTTGGAGAGAACGCGAAGTGGACCGCCAGCGTTTATGTAAGCGGGAACCACGGAAGGCTGACCGTCAAGTTCAACAGAAAGCCGGCCCCCGAGGAGGTTGTGGAAATAGAACGCCTCGCCAACCGCAAGGTGGAGGAAAACAGTCCAATAGAGATCTACGAACTCCCGCGGGAGGAAGCGGAGAGGCGCTTTGGCGAGGAGATGTACGACCTCTTTCCGATTCCACCGGAAATTAAAACGCTGAAGGTCGTTGTGATAGAGGGATGGAACGTCAACGCGTGCAAGGAGGAGCACACAAGAACCACGGAGGAGATTGGGGCGATAAAAATCCGGAAGGTCCGCTTCAGGAGGGCCAAAGGGCTCCTTGAAATCGGCTTTGAAGTGGTGGACCAGCCGTTCCTCCCTGCGGCAAAACCTTAA
- a CDS encoding metallophosphoesterase family protein, with the protein MRIALISDVHSNLEALEAVWEKVKKADVVLCMGDLVGYGASPNEVVEFVRERMEERTFLCVRGNHDNAIAFGLDWGFNPYAREAVRWHQRVMTIENLEFLRRLPVRGLFTDDTERSYILIHGSPRAPLDEYLFPWLPDSEFQSVLSYIRQDDLLVGHTHVPMLKVIGERRIINPGGVGQPRDGDWRAAYAIIDTKKELPDNVEFHRVEYEVEEAAKKIMEAGLPRFLAYRLYEGY; encoded by the coding sequence ATGAGGATAGCGCTGATAAGCGACGTCCACTCCAACCTGGAGGCCCTCGAAGCCGTGTGGGAGAAGGTTAAGAAGGCCGATGTGGTACTCTGCATGGGAGATTTGGTCGGCTACGGTGCTTCCCCAAACGAGGTCGTGGAGTTCGTAAGGGAGCGGATGGAAGAGAGGACATTCCTATGCGTCCGCGGCAACCACGACAACGCCATCGCTTTTGGTCTCGACTGGGGCTTCAATCCATACGCAAGGGAAGCTGTCAGGTGGCACCAGAGGGTCATGACGATTGAGAACCTCGAGTTCCTGAGGAGGCTTCCCGTTAGGGGACTCTTCACTGACGACACGGAGAGGAGCTACATCCTCATCCACGGCTCTCCGAGGGCTCCCCTCGATGAGTACCTCTTCCCTTGGTTGCCGGATAGTGAGTTTCAATCCGTCCTCAGCTACATCCGTCAGGACGACCTGCTCGTCGGCCACACCCACGTGCCCATGCTCAAGGTAATCGGAGAAAGGAGGATAATCAACCCCGGCGGCGTCGGTCAGCCGAGGGACGGGGACTGGAGGGCGGCCTACGCGATCATTGATACCAAAAAGGAGCTACCCGACAACGTGGAATTTCACAGGGTAGAATACGAAGTTGAAGAAGCGGCAAAAAAGATTATGGAAGCGGGTCTCCCGCGTTTTCTGGCCTACCGTCTCTACGAGGGATATTAA
- a CDS encoding aminoacyl-tRNA deacylase yields MKRLEEIARRLGAEILNIGRPVKTVEQAVRETGASPKQVIKSLVIVSENGPLLVIVDGESKVSMEKLERFFGKCRFARPKEVKKLIGYEVGGIPPVGVPLRTVVDPKVLENEYVIGGGGAIDRLLKIAPWKIAEYQKAEVLEVRD; encoded by the coding sequence ATGAAGAGGCTTGAGGAGATAGCGAGGAGACTGGGCGCGGAGATTTTAAACATAGGACGGCCTGTGAAGACCGTGGAGCAGGCCGTTAGGGAGACGGGAGCATCCCCGAAGCAGGTCATAAAATCGCTCGTGATAGTAAGCGAGAACGGACCGCTCCTCGTCATAGTGGACGGCGAATCAAAGGTGAGCATGGAGAAGTTGGAGAGGTTCTTCGGGAAGTGCCGCTTCGCAAGGCCGAAGGAGGTCAAGAAGCTCATCGGATACGAGGTTGGAGGCATCCCGCCGGTCGGAGTTCCACTCAGGACAGTAGTGGATCCAAAGGTTCTCGAAAATGAGTACGTCATCGGCGGGGGTGGGGCGATAGACAGGTTGCTCAAAATAGCGCCCTGGAAAATCGCTGAGTATCAGAAGGCAGAGGTTCTCGAGGTAAGGGACTGA
- a CDS encoding iron-sulfur cluster assembly protein codes for MKVYMPGREYPEEYREVLEELREIKDPVTGGDVLDSGVIAGLEVKEDTLKIWLRFESHAEYNIIGENAISYSRIIGNIMERFALVKFDNVYVYDLGNNIVGKFEKR; via the coding sequence ATGAAGGTTTACATGCCCGGAAGGGAGTATCCGGAGGAGTACAGAGAAGTCCTCGAGGAGCTGAGGGAGATTAAAGACCCCGTCACCGGCGGTGACGTTTTGGATTCGGGTGTGATAGCGGGCCTCGAGGTGAAGGAGGATACCCTCAAAATATGGCTCCGCTTCGAGAGCCACGCTGAATACAACATAATAGGCGAGAACGCCATCTCCTACTCGAGGATAATCGGCAACATAATGGAGCGCTTTGCCCTCGTGAAGTTCGACAACGTTTACGTTTACGACCTAGGCAACAACATCGTCGGCAAGTTCGAGAAGAGGTGA
- a CDS encoding iron-sulfur cluster assembly protein — protein MIDTGFLSFLKAKPKRRPREDLPEEVKAVVEKLKAVKDPETDLNIVEEGLVYGLTVKNKRVEVFLLLARSTPECHFCQGIAINVQRRILKDIIEVLRADFEEIKIYNELGLLLDSYPG, from the coding sequence GTGATTGACACGGGCTTTCTCAGCTTTCTGAAGGCGAAGCCAAAGAGGAGACCCCGGGAAGACCTTCCCGAGGAGGTCAAGGCGGTCGTTGAAAAGCTCAAGGCCGTTAAGGACCCCGAAACCGACCTCAACATAGTGGAGGAGGGCCTAGTTTATGGTCTGACCGTAAAGAACAAGAGGGTGGAGGTCTTCCTCCTGCTGGCCCGCTCAACCCCCGAGTGTCACTTCTGCCAGGGCATAGCGATAAACGTCCAGCGGAGGATTCTAAAGGACATAATTGAGGTCCTTCGCGCCGATTTTGAGGAGATTAAAATTTACAACGAGCTCGGCCTGCTCCTCGACTCCTACCCGGGATGA
- a CDS encoding cyclic 2,3-diphosphoglycerate synthase has product MAEKRRKRVVILGAAGRDFHNFNTFFRDNPEYEVVAFTATQIPDIEGRVYPAELAGELYPNGIPIWSEDDLEKIIKEHDIDVVVFAYSDVSHEHVMHLASRAHSAGADFWLLGPKSTMIKSTKPVIAVTAVRTGCGKSQTSRKVAQLLQEMGYKVVAIRHPMPYGDLRKQVVQRFATYEDLDKHECTIEEREEYEPYIDRGMVVYAGVDYEKILREAEKEADIILWDGGNNDFPFYVPDLWIVVTDPHRPGHELKYHPGETNFRAADVIIINKIDTANRDDVQKVRESIEKINPNAIVIDGASPLYVDKPELIKGKRVLVVEDGPTLTHGGMKYGAGYIAAKKYGAAEIIDPRPYAVGSIVDTYKKYSHLDVILPAMGYGEKQIKELEETINRADADVVIMGTPIDLRRVMKLNKPAVRVRYELEEIGEPKLKDILKDFVEKCEKLKK; this is encoded by the coding sequence ATGGCCGAGAAGAGGAGAAAGAGGGTTGTTATTCTTGGGGCCGCCGGAAGGGATTTCCACAACTTCAACACGTTCTTCAGGGACAACCCTGAATACGAGGTCGTTGCCTTTACCGCGACTCAGATTCCGGACATCGAGGGAAGGGTCTATCCAGCTGAGCTCGCCGGAGAGCTTTACCCGAACGGAATCCCCATATGGAGCGAGGACGACCTTGAGAAGATAATCAAGGAGCACGACATTGACGTCGTTGTCTTCGCCTACTCCGATGTTTCACACGAGCACGTCATGCACCTCGCGAGCAGGGCCCACAGCGCTGGGGCCGACTTCTGGCTGCTCGGTCCGAAGAGCACCATGATAAAGAGCACCAAGCCCGTTATAGCGGTCACCGCAGTCAGAACCGGCTGTGGAAAGAGCCAGACCTCAAGGAAGGTCGCCCAGCTCCTCCAGGAGATGGGCTACAAGGTCGTGGCAATAAGGCACCCGATGCCCTACGGCGACCTCAGGAAGCAGGTCGTTCAGAGGTTTGCCACCTACGAGGACCTCGACAAGCACGAGTGCACCATAGAGGAGAGGGAAGAGTACGAGCCCTACATAGACAGGGGTATGGTCGTCTACGCGGGCGTTGACTACGAGAAGATCCTCCGCGAGGCAGAGAAGGAGGCCGACATAATCCTCTGGGACGGAGGAAACAACGACTTCCCGTTCTACGTTCCAGACCTCTGGATAGTCGTTACAGATCCTCACAGGCCCGGGCATGAGTTAAAGTACCACCCCGGTGAGACCAACTTCCGCGCTGCGGACGTCATCATAATCAACAAGATAGACACCGCCAACAGGGACGACGTCCAGAAGGTCCGCGAGAGCATCGAGAAGATCAACCCGAACGCCATCGTCATAGACGGTGCCTCACCGCTCTACGTTGACAAGCCTGAGCTCATCAAGGGCAAGCGCGTTCTGGTTGTAGAAGACGGTCCGACCCTTACACACGGTGGCATGAAGTACGGCGCCGGTTACATAGCAGCGAAGAAGTACGGAGCGGCCGAGATAATCGACCCGAGACCCTACGCCGTCGGCTCAATAGTGGACACCTACAAGAAGTACAGCCACCTCGATGTCATCCTTCCGGCAATGGGCTACGGCGAGAAGCAGATCAAGGAGCTCGAGGAGACCATCAACCGCGCTGATGCAGACGTTGTCATCATGGGTACCCCAATAGACCTCAGGCGCGTTATGAAGCTCAACAAGCCGGCCGTAAGGGTCCGCTACGAGCTCGAGGAGATCGGCGAGCCGAAGCTCAAGGACATCCTCAAGGATTTCGTCGAGAAGTGCGAGAAGCTCAAGAAGTGA
- a CDS encoding DODA-type extradiol aromatic ring-opening family dioxygenase: protein MLIGVGLMPHGNPVLDPPEEETKRLAGVLKEIEREFGTADTYVLISPHNVRMSEYLGVVMAENLISWLGFDGVELPGEWETDRELADEVYSAWKEAGIQVVDLHFASRSGTYSRWPLTWGELIPLQFLEKRPLVLLTPARRLSRETLIKAGEVLGEVLEGGKKKIALIVSADHGHAHDENGPYGYRKESEEYDKLIMELINENRLEELPSIPNDLIERALPDSYWQMLIMLGVMRKANFELKVSAYACPTYFGMAGALWVRK, encoded by the coding sequence GTGCTCATTGGAGTAGGTCTCATGCCCCACGGAAACCCGGTTTTAGACCCGCCCGAGGAGGAAACGAAAAGGCTGGCCGGGGTTTTAAAGGAGATTGAAAGGGAGTTCGGCACTGCTGACACCTACGTCCTCATAAGCCCCCACAACGTCCGCATGAGCGAGTACCTCGGAGTGGTCATGGCGGAGAACCTCATCTCATGGCTCGGCTTTGACGGCGTTGAGCTGCCGGGGGAGTGGGAGACCGACCGAGAACTTGCCGATGAGGTCTACAGCGCCTGGAAAGAGGCTGGAATTCAGGTAGTGGATCTCCACTTCGCCAGCAGGAGCGGGACCTACTCCCGCTGGCCCCTAACATGGGGAGAGCTCATACCTCTCCAGTTCCTTGAGAAGAGGCCCCTCGTTCTGCTCACACCCGCGAGAAGACTGAGCAGGGAGACACTAATCAAAGCGGGAGAAGTCCTCGGCGAAGTCCTTGAGGGGGGCAAAAAGAAAATCGCACTCATAGTGAGCGCAGACCACGGGCACGCGCACGACGAGAACGGTCCCTACGGTTACAGAAAGGAGAGCGAGGAGTACGATAAGCTAATAATGGAGCTGATAAACGAGAACCGCCTCGAGGAGCTTCCCTCAATCCCGAACGACCTGATAGAGAGGGCTTTACCGGACAGCTACTGGCAGATGCTCATAATGCTCGGTGTAATGAGGAAGGCGAACTTCGAGCTCAAGGTGAGCGCCTACGCATGCCCTACATACTTCGGCATGGCCGGGGCCCTGTGGGTGAGGAAGTAG